In the Theobroma cacao cultivar B97-61/B2 chromosome 1, Criollo_cocoa_genome_V2, whole genome shotgun sequence genome, one interval contains:
- the LOC18612582 gene encoding formin-like protein 1: MLSSSCFCFFFFFFLSLFLSCASLHIPTRRILHQPFFPLDSIPPSEPPSPSRPSPPTPKYPFSSSTSTPPDSPFFPAFPSAPPPPSPSSFASFPANISSLILPHTPTPKRNSQKLLILAIAAVISATIVAALIVFFYCRRRRQKRNFFDDNKTLTSDNSSRLYPNSNNNPNSNVDARKLRTTSTTSSEFLYLGTLVNSRGGIDDGSNNSRGDARLDPRKMDSPELQPLPPLSRQNTGRNFRDGEVQSLTEEEEEEFYSPRGSLGGRESSSGTGSGSRRVFSAIAAKSIQSSSTCSCSSSSSGSPARSRSLSISPPVSLSPGRSDPKSPELLQVQPSLSPERILADSPRVSNASNGNAQSPSLTLTSTSPDRVFVKESDDQRVHSPSLSPILVENPNSSVVPDRNMGSPSLSSATTSPNRVLIEKLDASIRNFNDLVQNMRTPLIISSAATSSPAKEPPINDLARYETRSPSACSTSTSPDRNVANNLSKFPRMVNDMGRNVVRSPLLTSASTSPDRALNESEQSPLLSSASSSPDRAFEKSPEMSSSPDRNVVNNLSEFPGMVNDMGRNVVRSPLLSSASTSPGRALNENERSPLLSSASSSPDRAFEKSPEMSPLMVGVSNCNKGSLSSSATTSPGRDLEKSPDACPVRISRALEKPILTPPPPPPPPPPPKQRRLWEKPVSSVSFAQQISKPPTLMPPSMPFMTQNSIKISPVELPTSSEPEAVEEVDEASKPKLKPLHWDKVRASSDREMVWDHLRSSSFKLNEEMIETLFVVNTPNSKPKQTTPRSVLPSPNQENRVLDPKKAQNIAILLRALNVTVEEVCEALLEGNADTLGTELLESLLKMAPTKEEERKLKEYKDDSPVKLCPAEKFLKTVLDIPFAFKRLDAMLYIANFDSEVEYLKKSFETLEAACEELRNSRMFLKLLEAVLKTGNRMNVGTNRGDAHAFKLDTLLKLVDVKGADGKTTLLHFVVQEIIRTEGARLSNANQSQTPNSTLNEDARCRKLGLQVVSGLSSELTNVKKAAAMDSEVLSGDVSKLSRGLGNISEVLKLNETMGSDESSKKLSESMNRFMEMAEEEIIRIQAHESVALSLVKEITEYFHGNSAKEEAHPFRIFLVVRDFLAVLDRVCKEVGMINERTIISSAHKFPVPVNPMMPQVFPVPVNPMLQQAFPGLQGRPHYGSDDGTASP; the protein is encoded by the exons ATGCTCTCCTCCTCCTGcttctgcttcttcttcttcttcttcttgtccTTGTTCTTATCATGTGCCTCACTTCACATTCCTACCCGTAGGATCCTCCATCAACCTTTCTTTCCCTTAGATTCTATCCCTCCATCGGAGCCTCCTTCTCCTTCTCGTCCTTCCCCTCCCACTCCCAAGtatcctttctcttcttctacTTCCACCCCTCCCGATTCCCCCTTTTTCCCTGCATTCCCTTCCGCTCCCCCTCCTCCATCTCCGTCCTCTTTCGCATCCTTCCCTGCCAACATCTCCTCCCTCATCCTCCCCCACACTCCCACTCCCAAACGCAATTCCCAAAAACTCCTCATCCTCGCAATCGCCGCCGTCATTTCCGCCACCATTGTTGCCGCCCTTATCGTGTTTTTCTACTGCCGACGCCGTAGGCAAAAACGTAATTTCTTTGACGATAACAAGACCTTAACATCAGACAACAGCAGCAGATTATACCCCAATAGCAATAACAACCCCAACAGCAATGTTGATGCTCGTAAGCTGAGAACAACTTCCACAACCAGTTCCGAATTCCTTTATTTGGGCACTTTGGTAAATTCAAGAGGTGGAATCGACGATGGCTCCAATAATTCGCGAGGCGACGCCCGGTTGGATCCGAGGAAAATGGACTCGCCGGAGCTCCAGCCGTTACCGCCTTTGTCTCGACAGAACACGGGTCGGAACTTTCGAGACGGTGAAGTGCAGTCGCTtacagaagaagaagaagaagagtttTATTCGCCGAGAGGGTCGTTGGGCGGTCGGGAGAGTTCTAGTGGAACGGGATCCGGGTCAAGAAGAGTGTTTTCGGCGATTGCTGCAAAAAGCATACAGTCTAGTAGTACTTGTTCGTGTTCATCTTCGAGTTCGGGTTCACCCGCCAGGTCTCGGTCTCTTAGTATTTCTCCGCCGGTTAGTTTGAGTCCGGGAAGATCCGACCCGAAATCTCCAGAACTCCTGCAAGTTCAACCTTCTTTGTCTCCGGAGAGGATTTTAGCTGACTCACCAAGAGTTTCGAATGCGTCCAATGGAAATGCACAATCTCCCTCGCTGACTTTAACTTCTACATCACCGGATAGGGTGTTTGTAAAAGAATCAGATGATCAGAGGGTGCATTCTCCTTCCTTGTCTCCGATATTGGTCGAGAACCCAAATTCATCTGTTGTCCCGGATCGTAATATGGGGTCACCTTCGCTGTCTTCGGCTACAACTTCACCAAATAGAGTGTTGATAGAGAAGCTAGATGCATCTATTAGGAATTTTAATGATTTGGTTCAGAATATGAGGACTCCGTTGATTATATCTTCAGCCGCTACTAGTTCACCGGCTAAAGAACCTCCAATAAATGATCTGGCTCGATACGAGACAAGGTCTCCGTCAGCTTGTTCAACTTCTACTTCACCTGATAGAAACGTGGCAAACAATCTAAGTAAATTCCCGAGAATGGTGAATGATATGGGTCGAAATGTAGTACGGTCTCCTTTACTGACGTCAGCCTCTACATCCCCAGACAGAGCTTTGAACGAGAGTGAACAGTCTCCTTTACTATCATCGGCTTCGTCATCACCAGACAGAGCTTTCGAGAAAAGCCCAGAGATGTCTTCTTCACCTGATAGAAACGTGGTAAACAATCTGAGTGAATTCCCGGGAATGGTTAATGATATGGGTCGAAATGTTGTACGGTCTCCTTTACTGTCGTCAGCTTCTACATCCCCAGGCAGAGCTTTGAACGAGAATGAGCGGTCTCCTTTGCTATCATCGGCTTCGTCATCACCAGACAGAGCTTTCGAGAAAAGCCCAGAGATGTCTCCCTTGATGGTTGGCGTTTCGAATTGCAATAAGGGTTCTTTGTCATCTTCGGCTACTACATCACCAGGAAGAGATTTGGAGAAAAGTCCTGATGCATGTCCGGTTAGAATTAGCAGGGCTTTAGAGAAGCCTATCTTGACTCCACCGCCGCCGCCACCACCTCCGCCACCTCCAAAGCAACGACGGCTCTGGGAAAAGCCAGTTTCCTCAGTATCTTTTGCACAACAGATATCGAAGCCGCCTACTCTAATGCCCCCTTCCATGCCGTTTATGACACAAAACTCAATTAAGATTTCTCCTGTCGAGTTGCCAACGAGTTCTGAGCCGGAGGCAGTGGAGGAGGTAGACGAGGCTTCGAAACCCAAGTTAAAGCCGTTACATTGGGATAAAGTACGAGCCAGCTCTGATCGTGAAATGGTGTGGGATCACCTCAGATCAAGCTCATTTAA GTTGAATGAGGAGATGATTGAAACACTATTTGTTGTAAACACACCGAATTCTAAACCAAAGCAAACAACTCCACGCTCTGTTCTTCCATCACCAAATCAAGAGAATAGAGTGCTGGATCCCAAAAAGGCACAGAACATTGCAATTTTGTTGCGGGCACTCAATGTGACTGTGGAGGAAGTTTGTGAAGCCCTTCTAGAAG GTAATGCAGATACACTTGGCACGGAACTTCTTGAAAGTTTATTGAAAATGGCTCcaacaaaggaagaagaacGTAAGTTGAAGGAGTACAAAGATGACTCGCCAGTCAAGCTCTGTCCCGCtgagaaatttttgaaaactgTTCTTGATATACCGTTTGCATTTAAAAGGTTGGATGCAATGCTGTACATAGCCAACTTTGACTCTGAAGTTGAATACCTCAAAAAGTCTTTTGAAACTCTAGAG GCTGCTTGTGAGGAATTGAGAAACAGTAGGATGTTTTTGAAGCTTCTAGAGGCTGTGCTCAAGACTGGGAACCGCATGAATGTTGGGACAAACCGTGGTGATGCCCATGCCTTTAAACTTGATACGCTCCTTAAGCTTGTTGATGTCAAGGGTGCGGATGGGAAGACCACACTTTTGCATTTTGTTGTACAAGAAATCATAAGAACTGAGGGTGCTCGGCTTTCAAATGCCAACCAAAGCCAAACACCAAACTCCACTTTAAATGAAGATGCTCGGTGTAGGAAGCTTGGTTTACAAGTTGTTTCTGGTCTCAGTTCAGAGCTCACCAATGTGAAGAAAGCTGCTGCAATGGATTCTGAGGTACTTAGTGGTGATGTCTCTAAGCTTTCTAGGGGCCTTGGAAACATCAGCGAGGttctaaaattaaatgaaacgATGGGGTCAGATGAGagcagcaagaaactttcaGAATCAATGAACAGGTTTATGGAAATGGCCGAGGAGGAGATTATAAGGATTCAAGCCCATGAAAGTGTGGCTCTATCTCTAGTGAAGGAGATTACAGAATACTTCCATGGGAACTCAGCAAAGGAAGAAGCCCACCCatttagaatatttttggTGGTGAGAGATTTCCTTGCAGTTCTTGATCGGGTATGCAAGGAAGTTGGCATGATAAATGAACGAACTATTATTAGTTCTGCTCATAAATTCCCAGTTCCAGTGAATCCAATGATGCCACAAGTTTTTCCAGTTCCCGTGAATCCGATGCTGCAACAAGCATTTCCCGGATTACAGGGCAGGCCGCACTATGGTTCTGATGATGGGACTGCATCACCATAG
- the LOC18612583 gene encoding acyl-coenzyme A thioesterase 9, mitochondrial has translation MEFNCSSPNTIPVVSTFASPFDNSPPANDSKSSSTRKPISLWPGMYHSPVTNALWEARSQIFERLRDPPKDAPPQSELLTKTPSQSRTSIRYNLSSDYILREQYRDPWNEVRIGKLLEDLDALAGTISVKHCSDDDSTTRPLMLVTASVDKIVLKKPISVDIDLKIVGSVIWVGRSSIEIQLEVIQSTKEDSDVSDSVALTANFIFVARDSKTGKAAPVNRLSPETEHEKFLFEEAEARSKLRKRKRIDRREFENGEVNRLESLLAEGRIFCDMPALADRDSILLRDTHLENAMICQPQQRNIHGRIFGGFLMHRAFELAFSTAYAFAGLVPCFLEVDHVDFLRPVDVGDFLRLKSCVLYTELENPDQPLINVEVVAHVTRPEIRSSEVSNTFYFTFTLRPEAKATKNGFKIRNVVPATEEEARRIIERMDAELLTRQNQ, from the exons ATGGAGTTTAATTGCTCATCTCCTAACACCATCCCTGTAGTTTCGACTTTTGCCTCTCCCTTTGACAATTCTCCTCCGGCCAACGACTCAAAGTCCTCCTCGACCAGGAAGCCCATAAGCCTATGGCCTGGAATGTACCATTCACCAGTAACCAATGCTCTATGGGAAGCAAGGTCCCAAATATTTGAGAGACTCCGTGACCCACCAAAAGATGCGCCCCCTCAGAGTGAGTTGCTCACCAAAACTCCTTCTCAAAGCAGGACCAGCATCCGTTATAACTTGTCATCAGATTATATTTTGCGAGAACAATATAGGGATCCCTGGAATGAGGTTAGAATTGGGAAGTTGCTTGAAGACCTTGACGCTTTAGCTGGGACTATCTCTGTCAAG CATTGTTCAGATGATGATAGCACAACCAGGCCTCTCATGCTGGTCACAGCTTCTGTTGACAAGATTGTTTTGAAGAAGCCTATTAGTGTTGACATTGATCTGAAAATAGTTGGTTCTGTCATATGGGTCGGGAGGTCATCGATTGAGATTCAACTCGAAGTTATTCAGTCCACAAAAG AAGACTCAGATGTTTCAGATTCAGTAGCTCTAACAGCCAACTTCATCTTTGTGGCCCGTGACTCTAAGACTGGGAAAGCTGCTCCTGTTAACCGGCTTTCACCAGAAACTGAGCATGAGAAGTTTCtctttgaagaagctgaagcCAGAAGCAAATTGAGAAAACGGAAAAGAATAGATAGAAGAGAGTTTGAAAATGGGGAGGTAAATAGACTAGAATCACTCTTGGCCGAGGGCCGAATCTTCTGTGATATGCCAGCCTTAGCTGATCGAGACAGCATTCTTCTAAGGGATACCCACCTTGAAAACGCTATGATTTGCCAACCACAGCAAAGGAACATCCATGGTCGAATTTTTGGAGGTTTTTTAATGCACCGAGCATTTGAGTTAGCTTTCTCAACAGCTTATGCCTTTGCTGGACTGGTGCCTTGCTTTCTAGAAGTTGATCATGTTGATTTCTTAAGACCT GTTGATGTAGGGGATTTCCTACGTTTGAAGTCATGTGTTCTGTACACAGAACTTGAGAATCCAGATCAACCGCTAATTAATGTTGAAGTTGTTGCTCATGTTACAAGGCCTGAGATCAGATCTAGCGAG GTATCGAATACATTTTATTTCACTTTCACTTTACGGCCTGAGGCGAAGGCCACAAAGAATGGATTTAAGATTCGAAACGTAGTTCCTGCAACAGAGGAAGAGGCACGTCGTATTATAGAGCGTATGGATGCTGAGCTGCTGACACGTCAAAATCAGTGA